The Medicago truncatula cultivar Jemalong A17 chromosome 4, MtrunA17r5.0-ANR, whole genome shotgun sequence genome includes a region encoding these proteins:
- the LOC11409834 gene encoding pentatricopeptide repeat-containing protein At5g46580, chloroplastic: MATSLSSSIHISFLDTKTTRTRFKFPPTTTTLKSHRRFLISSSKSIPDSETTPPNNNNNKKNSSLSDQLASLANTTLSTVPENQPKVLSKPKPTWVNPTKTKRPVLSHQRHKRSSVSYNPQLREFQRFAQRLNNCDVSSSDEEFMVCLEEIPSSLTRGNALLVLNSLRPWQKTHMFFNWIKTQNLLPMETIFYNVTMKSLRFGRQFGIIEELAHQMIDGGVELDNITYSTIISCAKKCNLFDKAVYWFERMYKTGLMPDEVTFSAILDVYARLGKVEEVVNLFERGRATGWKPDPITFSVLGKMFGEAGDYDGIRYVLQEMKSLGVQPNLVVYNTLLEAMGKAGKPGFARSLFEEMIDSGIAPNEKTLTAVIKIYGKARWSKDALELWKRMKENGWPMDFILYNTLLNMCADVGLIEEAETLFRDMKQSEHCKPDSWSYTAMLNIYGSEGAVDKAMKLFEEMSKFGIELNVMGCTCLIQCLGKAMEIDDLVKVFDISVERGVKPDDRLCGCLLSVVSLSQGSKDQEKVLACLQRANPKLVAFIQLIVDEETSFETVKEEFKAIMSNAVVEVRRPFCNCLIDICRNKDLVERAHELLYLGTLYGFYPSLHNKTQYEWCLDVRTLSVGAALTALEEWMTTLTKIVKREEALPDLFLAQTGTGAHKFAQGLNISFASHLRKLAAPFRQSEDKVGCFIATKEDLISWVQSNSPSASIAT, translated from the coding sequence ATGGCCACATCTCTTTCTTCTTCCATCCACATCTCATTCCTTGACACCAAAACAACACGAACAAGGTTCAAATTCCCTCCTACTACTACTACCCTAAAATCTCACAGAAGGTTTCTCATCTCTTCTTCCAAATCCATTCCAGATTCTGAAACCACCccaccaaacaacaacaacaacaaaaaaaactcatctTTATCCGACCAACTTGCTTCTCTTGCAAATACAACGTTATCCACTGTCCCAGAAAACCAACCAAAAGTTTTGTCAAAGCCAAAACCCACATGGGTCAATCCCACTAAGACTAAGCGTCCTGTTTTGTCTCACCAGAGACATAAACGTTCTTCTGTTTCGTATAATCCACAGTTAAGAGAGTTTCAACGGTTTGCTCAGAGATTGAACAACTGTGATGTCTCTTCTTCTGATGAAGAATTTATGGTTTGTTTGGAAGAAATTCCGAGTTCGCTTACGAGGGGAAATGCTCTATTGGTGCTCAATAGTTTGAGGCCATGGCAGAAGACACATATGTTTTTCAATTGGATTAAGACCCAGAATTTGCTTCCTATGGAAACTATATTCTATAATGTTACAATGAAGTCTTTGAGGTTTGGGAGACAGTTTGGGATTATAGAAGAGCTTGCACACCAGATGATTGATGGTGGGGTTGAATTGGATAACATTACATATTCTACAATCATATCTTGTGCTAAGAAATGTAATCTTTTTGATAAAGCTGTGTATTGGTTTGAGAGGATGTACAAGACTGGATTGATGCCGGATGAGGTAACTTTCTCAGCTATTTTAGATGTTTATGCTAGGTTAGGTAAGGTTGAAGAAGTTGTCAATTTGTTTGAGAGAGGGAGAGCAACCGGGTGGAAGCCTGATCCAATCACGTTTTCCGTGTTGGGGAAGATGTTTGGGGAGGCTGGGGATTATGATGGGATTAGATATGTTTTGCAGGAGATGAAATCTTTAGGGGTGCAACCTAATTTAGTTGTGTATAATACCTTGTTGGAAGCAATGGGAAAGGCGGGGAAGCCGGGGTTTGCGAGGAGTTTGTTTGAGGAAATGATTGACTCAGGGATTGCCCCAAATGAGAAGACTCTAACGGCGGTTATTAAGATATATGGAAAGGCAAGGTGGTCTAAAGATGCTTTGGAATTGTGGAAAAGGATGAAGGAGAATGGTTGGCCTATGGATTTTATATTGTATAATACATTGTTGAATATGTGTGCAGATGTTGGATTAATTGAAGAAGCTGAAACTTTGTTTAGGGATATGAAACAATCTGAGCATTGCAAGCCAGATAGTTGGAGTTACACTGCTATGCTAAACATATATGGGAGTGAAGGAGCTGTGGATAAGGCAATGAAATTGTTTGAAGAGATGTCTAAGTTTGGTATTGAACTCAATGTGATGGGGTGCACTTGTTTGATTCAGTGCTTGGGAAAGGCCATGGAAATTGATGATCTGGTCAAAGTTTTTGACATTTCAGTTGAGAGAGGAGTTAAGCCAGATGATAGGCTTTGTGGTTGTTTGCTATCTGTCGTGTCTCTTTCTCAAGGTAGCAAGGATCAAGAAAAAGTCCTTGCTTGTTTGCAACGAGCTAACCCAAAATTGGTTGCCTTCATTCAACTAATTGTAGACGAGGAAACTAGTTTTGAGACTGTCAAAGAAGAGTTTAAGGCTATCATGAGTAATGCAGTGGTTGAGGTGAGAAGACCCTTCTGTAACTGCCTGATTGACATATGTAGAAACAAAGATCTCGTAGAGAGAGCCCACGAGTTGCTCTACCTAGGGACTTTATATGGATTCTACCCAAGTTTGCACAACAAAACACAATATGAATGGTGTTTAGATGTTCGAACATTGTCAGTTGGGGCAGCTCTAACTGCACTTGAAGAGTGGATGACTACACTCACCAAAATTGTTAAGCGGGAGGAGGCATTACCAGACTTATTTCTAGCACAAACAGGTACCGGTGCTCATAAGTTTGCACAAGGACTCAATATTTCTTTTGCATCTCATTTGAGAAAGTTGGCTGCTCCATTTAGACAAAGTGAAGATAAAGTTGGTTGTTTTATTGCAACAAAAGAGGATTTAATCTCTTGGGTGCAGTCAAACTCTCCATCGGCATCTATTGCAACATAA